The DNA region ATCGGCCCTTGCGGAGAATTTTTTTCCGCTTGGTATCACCGTATTTCCCAAATCGTCCGCCCATACCTTAAAATTACCAAATCCTTTTCAGCGGGTCAAGCTCTTAACAACACCTCTTATCATTTACTCATCTTCTTAAGGCAATTCTTGACAATCGTCCGGACAACCCATAAAATACCTAAAATATCTGCCGGAGGCTTTATGAGTTGGAAAAAGGAGACCGGGACATCCCTTAAAGGCCATTTTCTTATTGCCATGCCCAGCCTGTCGGATCCCAATTTTTCTCAGACCGTGACCTGTATCTGCGAACATACCCTGGAAGGGGCCTTGGGGTTGGTGATCAACCGGGTCTTACCGGATTTGACCTGCGGGACGGTCTTTCAGGAGCTGGGTCTTGATTCCATCTCCGACAGGGACACCAAACCCGTTTATGTAGGGGGACCGGTCCATAAGGGGCAGATCTTCGTACTCCATGGGCCGCCTTTTGAATGGGAAGGCCTTCATCCCGTGACCCCCTCGCTGGCCTTAAGTAACTCCAGAGACATCCTGGAATCCCTGGCCCGAGGGAAAGGACCGGAAACCTTTGTCCTCGCCCTGGGTTGCGCCGGCTGGGGGCCCGGGCAGTTGGAAGCCGAAATCATGGCCAATGCCTGGCTGACCTGTCCGGTGAACGAAACCATCCTTTTTAAGACTCCGGTGGAAAAACGCTGGGAACAGTCCGCTAAGTCCATCGGCATTGACTTGAGCTTGCTTTCTGATGCCGTCGGACATGCCTAAGTAGCAAGTGACGAGTGACGGGTGACGAGAAAAAGCTTAAGGCCAATAGTATGTGTAACGTCATTCTTTTGAGGGACATAATGGGAGAGATCAAAAGCACCCTGGACCTGATCATGGAAAAGACCAAGAACCTGACCATGAGCTCGGAAGAAAAAGAAGAAATCCGCTGTCAGGAATGGTTGAAAAAGGCCCGGGGTTGGATCCAGAAATTCCTGGACGACCTGGCAGATATCAGACGGGTTAAAACCGAACTTCTGGAAAAAGAGCCCATTTCGGGATGGAAAAAAATGTTAAAAAAAGAATTAGTCGAAGGACTGAATCCTGAAGGGAATAATGAGAAACGATTTGAATTAATCAAAATCCTGCTCGCCCTGCCGTCAGAACCTTACCGGGAGGTCCTCGCATCATTCACCCAACAGGTGGAGCAACAAAAGGACTATTTTGCGAATGTTCTCAAAAAACGACTGTCGGTCCAAGGCATCAACGGATCAGCCGTTGTTCCCAACCTGGACCCTGATCCGTCCTGGAAGCATTTTTATGAACAGGAAATTCAAGCCTGCAGGGATAAAATCGCCGGGCTTTAAGGCGGGATTTGCTCAATTCATGGGCCATGATCCCTTGGAGATCTCTTGCCAAATCATCACAGATAATTAAACCAATAGCTTTCAATCATCCGGAAATTTTCCTCCACGGCCTTCTTGCCCTTGATCACCTCGCCATGACCGCTTAATACCCATTCACTATCCAAATTGGCTATCCGCTTGATACTCTCCTTGAGAAGTCCCCCATCACCCCCGGGTAGATCGGTCCGCCCTATTCCCTGATTGAAAATAAGGTCCCCGGTAAATAAGGCCTTGTGTTCAGGCCAATAAAGACAGATAGAGCCGGGAGAATGCCCGGGTGTGGCCAGAACCTGAAAGGTCTGGTCCCCTATGGTCAGCCCTCCCTCCTGGAGAAAGAAGTCCGGTTCAAATCCGTTGCCCTGGTCCCAGACTTGACGGCCGGTCCAATCTTTGACAAATTCGTATTCGGTCAGGCTCATGGTGATTAAGGTCGGTTTCTTAAAAAGGGCGGCGGCCTCCAGATGATCCGGATGACCGTGGGTGATAATGACCAGGTCGATTTGTTCCGGGGTCAGGTTGAGGTCCATAAGCCCAACCCGGACATGATCAAAAAGATGGAGGTGGCCTGGGTCAATAAGGATCGTCTTAGACCCTTTGATCAGATAGGTGTTACAGTCATTGGCCTGGGGATTGCGCCAAATAAAGGCATGGAGGTTATCCTGGATTTTCATGAAGGGGCTCCTTAACTAAAACATTTTCATCTGATCGGGGACACTTTTACCTTTTCCCTTTTTTTTGGGTTTTGGAGCGGAGGGCGGAACAATATTCTGATCGGTCGTCTCATCGGATTTCAACGATCGAAAAACAGACGGGCCTTGCCATTTCAAGAAAAAGGAATGGAGGGTTTCGGCCCGCTGCCGAATTGCTTCCAGACGGGAAGAGGAAGCCATACGCAATCCCGGTTCGAGGTTTTTAAATATTTCTCGGAAAGAAAATAATTCCTCTTCAAATACCGTCAACAAATCCATCCAGAGCCGGGAATGGGCCAGGGGATAACAGAATTGAATTTTCCGGGCCGGTCCGCTTCCGATCTCAACCTGGAGAAGTTGTCCTTGTCTTTTTAAAATAAATTTTGATCCAGGGGTTGCTGGTCTTCCTTCGCTGGAAAGCCGGAGAAACAGGGGCTGGTACAAATAGCATTTAAGGATCTCAATCCCCAAAACCCTCTGGGCCTCCGGGGACAATCGGGGCCATTCTTTTTTCAGCCATCCCCCTCCGGCCATCAGAAATGATTCCAGCCAGAGGGCCAACCAGAGCGGTGGAGGGCATCCTTTCTCAAAAAGGTCTCCTTTTTCGGTTAAAGATTGGACAGGGTCTGAAAAAAAATCGACCGGATTACTGAAGGATTGTTCTTGAGGTTGCATTGCACCCATGGCCGCCCCTATTTCAAATTTCGATTCTTTAACACCACCCATTAATAAATAGCCATTTTTCTGAAGACTGTCAAGGGATTAACCCTGACCAAAAAGGGGCGAGGCTCTAATCCCGATTGACAAAAAAGGGAGGGATGGTGTAGTCTCTGTCCAAAATTATAAAAGGAGGTTTACAATGGAGATAAAAAAAATTGGCGTCGTTGGCGCCGGCACCATGGGCAATGGGATCGCTCAGGTAGCCGCCCAGATAGGCTGTTCTGTGGTGATGCGGGATGTGGAAGACCGGTTTGTAGAAAACGGTGTTAAAAACATTACCCGTTTCTTGAGCAAGAGCGTGGAAAAGGGCAAGATGACCGAAGACCAGAAGAATGAAATCCTGGGCCGGATCAAAGGGACCACCAGCATGGCCGACCTCAAGGATGTGGATCTGGTCATCGAGGCGGTCCTGGAAGACCTAAATTTAAAGAAAGCGGTTTTTAAGGAACTGGACGGGATTTGCAAACCGGAGACCATCCTGGCCACCAATACCTCTTCCATGTCGATTACCGAGATCGCCGTTGCCACCCAGCGGCCGGACAAGGTAGTGGGTATGCACTTTTTCATCCCCGTGCCCTTAATGCGTCTGGTCGAGATCATCCGGGCCTATCAAACCAGCGATGAAACCGTTCAAGTTACTGCCGATTTAGCCAAAAAGATGGGCAAAGAGACGATTGAGGTCAAAAAGGATTCCCCGGGGTTCGTGGTCAACCGGATCATGATCCCCCACATGATCGAGGCCGTTAAGATCGTTGAAGAAGGCATTGCCACCCCGGAGGATGTCGATAAGGCGGTCAAACTGGGGCTCAACTATCCCATGGGTCCTTTTGAGTTGATGGACCTGACCGGTCTGGATATCTGCAAAAACGTAGCCGATTATTTTTATCAGGAACTGAATAAAGAGAGCAAATGGGCGGTTCCGAACCTGCATAAAACCATGGTCCGGGCCAATCGCCTGGGCCGCAAGACCGGGGCCGGCTGGTACGAACATAAGAAATAAGGTTCAAGGAGTAAGGCGCAAGGCTCCCTCTTTGATCTGATCAATCACACCCCAGGCCGAAGGCGATTAAGCCCCGGCCTGGGGTCAAAGATTATGGCAATAGGCTTTCAAAGTGGTTTTCATAGGACCCGCGGCCGATCTGTTCCATGGCCAGCGATCGTTGGAGGGCCTTCCACTTTTTCCGATCTTCCCGCACCCTGGCCCGAATCGCCTCCTGCATATAATGACTGAGACTTTTATAGGAAAGGGTCTTGTAGGCCTTCTTGATGAATTCGAAGTCCTTTTCGTCGATTTGAATTTTATTCTGGATCATTATTTTACCCTTAATTTAAATCTTTTCAAAAGGTTAAATCAACTGGTTTTATTTGGTTTTTAGGTGACCTGGGTTCTCGCCTGCACGGGAATGACGACTTTTTATGAGATTCCCAGAGAAGGGCTCTCTCCGAATCCAAAAAAGCTATATTTTTTTCAAAAAACCTTTGACATGGGATAAAAAATACGATAAGAAGGCTCTGTTTAAGTTGTGTGAAAAAAATCATTAATATCGTAAACACTTCTTTTATTGCTTCCAGATTAATCTTTCTCAACTTGCAGGAAGGGTAAAAAAGATGATTAATATAGATCAATCCCTTATTTTCCAAATTGTCAATTTCCTTTTGTTAATGCTCATATTGAATGCCCTCCTCTACCGACCTATCCGTAACATATTGAAACAGAGGGCCGACAAGGTCGGCCTGTTAGAAGAGGAGGCCAAAAAGGCCCAAACGGACAGGATACAAAAGGAGGAGGATTATCAGAACCAGTTGCAGCAGGCCCGGAAAGCAGGCTTCGAACAAAAAAATATTTTTAAATTACAGGGCCAGGAAGCAGAAAAAAAACTTTTTCAGGAAGCCAACCTGAAGGCGGAAGCCGAACTTTCCCTAAACCGGCAAAAAGTTGCCCAACAAGTAGAGGAGGCCCGCAAAAAGCTTTCCGGCGAAGTAGCCAACTTCTCCCAGGAAATAGCCCAGAAGATCTTAGGGAGGACGATGTAAATGCCCAGATTTTTTTCTTTTTCTTCAACTTCTTGTTTGCGTAATCTCTTCAACTTCCTGAAAATCCATCTTCCCCTAATCGCCCTCATCTTTC from Deltaproteobacteria bacterium includes:
- a CDS encoding MBL fold metallo-hydrolase is translated as MKIQDNLHAFIWRNPQANDCNTYLIKGSKTILIDPGHLHLFDHVRVGLMDLNLTPEQIDLVIITHGHPDHLEAAALFKKPTLITMSLTEYEFVKDWTGRQVWDQGNGFEPDFFLQEGGLTIGDQTFQVLATPGHSPGSICLYWPEHKALFTGDLIFNQGIGRTDLPGGDGGLLKESIKRIANLDSEWVLSGHGEVIKGKKAVEENFRMIESYWFNYL
- a CDS encoding YqgE/AlgH family protein, which translates into the protein MSWKKETGTSLKGHFLIAMPSLSDPNFSQTVTCICEHTLEGALGLVINRVLPDLTCGTVFQELGLDSISDRDTKPVYVGGPVHKGQIFVLHGPPFEWEGLHPVTPSLALSNSRDILESLARGKGPETFVLALGCAGWGPGQLEAEIMANAWLTCPVNETILFKTPVEKRWEQSAKSIGIDLSLLSDAVGHA
- a CDS encoding crotonobetainyl-CoA--carnitine CoA-transferase, whose product is MMIQNKIQIDEKDFEFIKKAYKTLSYKSLSHYMQEAIRARVREDRKKWKALQRSLAMEQIGRGSYENHFESLLP
- a CDS encoding ATPase translates to MINIDQSLIFQIVNFLLLMLILNALLYRPIRNILKQRADKVGLLEEEAKKAQTDRIQKEEDYQNQLQQARKAGFEQKNIFKLQGQEAEKKLFQEANLKAEAELSLNRQKVAQQVEEARKKLSGEVANFSQEIAQKILGRTM
- a CDS encoding 3-hydroxybutyryl-CoA dehydrogenase, with the protein product MEIKKIGVVGAGTMGNGIAQVAAQIGCSVVMRDVEDRFVENGVKNITRFLSKSVEKGKMTEDQKNEILGRIKGTTSMADLKDVDLVIEAVLEDLNLKKAVFKELDGICKPETILATNTSSMSITEIAVATQRPDKVVGMHFFIPVPLMRLVEIIRAYQTSDETVQVTADLAKKMGKETIEVKKDSPGFVVNRIMIPHMIEAVKIVEEGIATPEDVDKAVKLGLNYPMGPFELMDLTGLDICKNVADYFYQELNKESKWAVPNLHKTMVRANRLGRKTGAGWYEHKK